In Penaeus vannamei isolate JL-2024 chromosome 13, ASM4276789v1, whole genome shotgun sequence, the sequence tatgtgtacatatataggtaatgatatatttttgtatatatacatatatatatatatatatatatatatatatatatatatatatgtgtgtgtgtgtgtgtgtgtgtgtgtgtgtgtgtgtgtgtgtgtgtgtgtgtgtgtgtgtgtgtgtgtatgtatacatatgtatatctatatgaatatacattctgGAGGATAAATCTAAGAGAACTAACCAGTGGCGTCAGTTTTGCTGTTTATTTGATGCTGAATTCAAACATGGCGCAGAGACTTTCGTCAAGTTTTCGCTGACGAGTAATTTTAAGCTTTAAACAATTCCACAGAcaaaattctctctcccttcgcccgccTAAGTCGCGACGGTCTCATTACTGCTAACGTATTTCCTGTATTCCTGCATGATCTGCTGCGCAGTGAAAGCGCAGAGCGGGTAGCTGGCGGCGCAGCCGCGGCTTTCCTTCCCGCGCCACGCCGCCTCGTCGTAGGCGCCGTAAGCGCTGCCGTCGCTCGCGCCGGCACCCctgcggggagaggggaaacggtgAGAAATAATGGGTgagaggaggcaaggggaaagggaatgccagtcggagaagagaggggaatgaagttAAGGAAATCATGGACTTGATTACTTCAGATGCCTTTCTCCCGTATCATCACTATCTTGGCTTCCCTTCCACTCGCCGCACGTACCGGTAAGGCGCCAGGATCTGCCGCTCGTCGGGCGCCAAGCCCTGGGGATCCTTCTGCGCCAGCTCGCACACCAGGCGGAGGCCGCACTCGTCCTTGTCCTCGGCCGCGAtctggcggagggggagagaaggggataaacaggggaggaagaggggagaagaatatTCATTGGTGTgaataatgaaaaggaggaaagggagaagaaaaagatggcaagggagagaggaaacgaagagaaCCATTCTtcaagaaaaaggtgaaaaaaacggttgaaggagagagagagaaaggcggaaagaGGTCGAATCGGACGTGAGGGaaaggtaaaagaaggaaaatagaaaagggtaAAATGTAAATGGCGAGTGAAGATGGCAGGTGaataaacgaagaaggagaagagagacgagagtggaagaataagagaataacagtaagaataataaatcTATGTAAGGCACAAGATTTGTAGCTACTCTTATTAGCAGGTTACTAAAAGGACTTCTATACCTCTTTGTAGGTCTCGCGGATTTTGGGATCTTCTAGAAAGGCTTCGATGCTTCTGCGCTTCTTCCCGCAGCCCCCGCAGCTGTTGCAGCAGCCCCCGCCCCCGTGGTGGTGGTGGCTCTTGTGGTGCCCGATGGCGTAGCCCTGGCGGGAGAGGAGTTGGTTGGGAGAGGTTGTCAGCGGGGTGGGCAAgggctctttctttttcttctcgggATTGTTTTCAGGGATAACAACAACCTGAAACGCACTCGCACAGCGCCTGTCGACCGCTGTGCGTCGATGACACAAAGAGCAGTGACCTAAAGGGGAGCGGCCAACTCCAAAGCTTACTCACTACGTAATTCACTTCCAAGTTCTAGAAAACTGTTCCCAGGGCCATGGACAATCTAATCATAATTTTTAATCAAGATTTGGCAATCTTACACAAAGACATATTCATTTCCAACTTGGAAGTTCTTCTCTTACAATATCACAGACTCTATTTACTCTCAACTTTTCTCATATCCGCGTCACCACATCTACTTTTGATCTGCTCCATCTACTTCATCTACTGCGGATCGCCGACAAAAGTGGATTCGTTCTACTCGATCACAGGGCAACCCACCCACGAATGTTCATCCCAACCCCCGGGGACTTTCCGCGTAATCCTGATCGAAATTTAGTTGGCCGGGAGACTATTCCATAAACAAATAACCTGGGGAGATTACACACCTTCGCTTTCCGTCGAAGCGAGAACCGATACTATGAACGGCAGTTTCCAGTCTTACTTACCCCAGCGAACGCCAGCGCCCCAACGGCCAGGGCGCCCCCTCGCCGGCGCCCGCAGCAGGGCGCGCTTTCCACGTCGCCGATCTGCGCCAGGAACACCACCGCCAGCGCGGCGCTCAGCACTGCGGACGCGCGCATCTGCCGAGAGAGGCTGGCTCAGGAGGCTTccatttttgctattgttttttctctttccgtttgtttgaatatatatatatatatatatatatatatatatatatatatatatatatatatatacatatatgagtgtctgtgtgtatgtttgtatatacatatatgcatatgtacatgtatatatatgtgtgcacacgcatacacacacacacatacacacacacacacacacacacacacacacacacacacacacacacacacacacacacacacacacacacacacacacacacacacacacacactcacacacacacagacacacacacatatatatatatatatatatatatatatatatatatatatatacatatataggtgtgtatgtatatacaaatacacacacgtacacacatacacacacgcacacacacacacatacacatacacaaagacactcagacacacagacacatacacacacatacacacgtatatatagtcgcgtgcgcgcgcgtgtgtgtatgtatatatatatatatatgtatatatatatatatatatatatatatatatatatatatatatatatatacacacatatgtagatctgtgtgtgtttgtgtgattattttcGCCGCtaaaagcaaacaagaaaaaaagtcccCCCGAATCCAGACCTGCCTCTCCGGCCCAGACCAGCCTGGCTCTGCCCTGGAGACTCACCATTGAAAGCCGTCTTGAAGACTGTCCCCGAGGAGCAACTCGCcctctttatatacatgtatatcaacgCGTTTACAGGACATGCAAGGTGTTACTGCCAGTGAATCGAGAAACATTCCAAAAAAACATGTGCATTATCGCACGGAAGGTTCAAAGACCTGTGGGAAATGGATGGAAAAATCGCCACtatgtacatatttttctttttgttttcttttcttcgggTTGGTTGATGTGCGAACGTCTTGACGCTGTTTCTATTTCCATCCCGGCTGTTCCTATTTGCTGATCACTGATCCAGGACAAGCCAAGGtcagaaggacaaagagagagagaaagagggaagggaagaagggagggaggaagagagagagagatgagacagggtgggaaagagagagggatttagggatggagggatggagagatagagagagagaggggagggagggagtgagagagagagaaacagagccagagagagtgaaaaaaagtgaAGATGCGCTAGAGAAAAGGAATGCGAAGAAGTAACAGGGAGAAAGCCTAAGCTACGCCATTAGCTTTCGTCTGCCTCTCATGAGTAACTTAGAAGCAGCTGTCAGAGATTTGTACCATTTTCTCTAATATCTATATAAACTCTTAGAGCGGTTATTATCCTGATTCTATACCACATTACAGAAGGCCATTACCCAAGCTATGCATCAGAAGACAAAAATATTTCCTATTTTGGCGACCTATTAGCTCTTTTCAATTTTCTGAAAAGCTGATGGGGTGATCAATCATTACTTTATCAGGCAGGGATTCAGGCACACTGGATCCACTTAATTCAAACATGACATTGAGAATTTCCCAATTGCTGACGTCACATAAGTAAACAGAGATGATCACTCTGTGACTATacctttgtgtttttttatgtgtgtgtacatacatatatatgtatgtgtgtgtgtatatatatatatatatatatatatatatatatatatatatatatatatatatatatatatatatatatatatatatatatatatatatatacatacatatatatatatacatatatataaatatatatatatatacatatgtatatatacatatatatatacatatgtatatatatacatatatatatacatacatgcatatatatatatatatatatatatatatatatatatatatatacctatatacttacatatatatttcatatatgtgcatatatatatatatatatatatatatatatatatatatatatatacatatatatacatacatatatatatatatatatatatatatatatatatatatatatatatatatatatacgtgtgtgtgcgtgtgttatatacacatatacatatgtatatgtatgtgtatacatatatatatatatatatatatatatatatatatatatatatatatacatactttatatttacatatacaaatacaatatatatatatatatatatatgtgtgtgtgtgtgtgtgtgtgtgtgtgtgtgtgtgtgtgtgtgtgtgtgtgtgtgtgtgtatgtgtgtgcatatgtatacatatgtataatatatatatatatatatatatatatatatatatatatatatatgtatatgtatacatatatatacatatatatatatatacatatatacatatatatacatatatatacatatatatacatatgtatatatacatatatatacacatatgtatatatatacatatatatacatacatacatatatatatatatatacctatatacttacatatatatttcatatatgtgcatatatatatatatatatatatatatatatatatatatacattatatatatacatatatatatatatttatatatatatatatatatatatatatatatatatatatatacgtgtgtgtgcgtgtgttatatacacatatacatatgtatatgtatgtgtgtatatatatatatatatatatatatatatatatttacatatacaaatattatatatatatatatatatatatatatatatatatatatatatatgtgtgtgtgtgtgtgtgtgagtgtgtgtgtgtgtgtgtgtgtgtgtgtgtgtgtgtgtgtgtgtgtgtgtgtgtgtgtgtgtgtgcgtgtgtgtgtgtgtgtgtgtgtctgtgtgtgtgtgtgtgtgtgtgtgtgtgtgtgtgtgtgtgtatgtgtgtgcatatgtatacatatgtataatatatatatatatatatatatatatatatatatatatatatatatatatatatatatatatatgtatacatatataaatataatatatatatatatatatatatatatatatacatatatatatatatatatatatatatatatatatatatatatatatatatatatatatatatgtgtgtgtgtgtgtgtgtgtattgtttattatatacatactatatatagacagactgatagatgggaatatagatatatttacatttacatgtacatatatatatatatatatatatatatatatatatatatatatatatatatatatatatatatatatatatataatatataaatatatatatatgtatatatatatatatatatatatatatatatatatatatatatatgtatgtatgtgtgtgtgtgtgtgtgtgtgtgcaggtatgtgtgtatatgtatgcatgtatatatatacgcatataaatttctatatatgtatatatatgtgtgtgtatgtgtgcataggtatatatatatatatatatatatatatatatatatatatatatatatatatatatacatatatatatttatatacatatatatatacatatatatatatatatgtatgtatattatataaatatatatatatatatatatatatatatatatatatatatatgtatgtatatgtgtgtgtgtgtgtgtgtgtgtgtgtgtgtgcaggtatgtgtgtatatgtatgcatgtatatatatacgcatataaatttctatatatgtatatatatatgtgtgtgtatgtgtgtataggtatatatatatatatatatatatatatatatatatatacatatatatatatgtgtgtgtgtgtgtgtgtgtgtgtgtgtgtgtgtgtgtgtgtgtgtgtgtgtgtgtgtgtgtgtgtgtgtgtgtgtatgtgtgtgtatatatatatatagagagagagagagatagatagatagatagatagatagatagatagatagatagatagatagatagatagatagatagatagatagatagatagatagatagatagatagatagatagatagatatagatacatatatatatatatatatatatatatatatatatatatatatatgtatatacatgtatatatatataatttttttatatatatgtatatatatatatatatatatatatatatatatatatatatatatatacgtatatatatatatatatacatatatatatatatatatatatatatatatatatatatatatatatatatatgtgtgtgtgtatgtgtgcaaatatgtatatatgtatatatgtatgtatatatatatatatatatatatatatatatatatatatatatatatatatatatatatatacacatatatatatatgtatgtatattatataaatatatatatatatatatatatatatatatatatatatatatgtatgtgtgtgtgtgtgtgtgtgtgtgtgtgtgtgcaggtatgtgtgtatatgtatgcatgtatatatatacgcatataaatttctatatatgtatatatatatgtgtgtgtatgtgtgcataggtatatatatatatatatatatatatatatatatatatatatatatatatatatacatacatatatatatgtatgtgtatgtgtgtgtgtatgtatgtgtgtgtgtgtgtgtgtgtgtgtgtgtgtgtgtgtgtgtgtgtgtgtgtgtgtgtgtgtgtgtgtgtatgtgtgtgtatatatatatatatatagagagagagagagatagatagatagatagatagatagatagatagatagatagatagatagatagatagatagatagatagatagatagatagatagatagatagatagatagatatacatatatatatatatatatatatatatatatatatatatatatatatatatatatatatatatatgtatatacatgtatatatatataattttttttttatatatatgtatatatatatatatatatatatatatatatatacgtatatatatatatatatacatatatatatatatatatgtatatatatatatatatgtgtgtgtgtgtgtgtgtgtgtgtgtgtgtgtgtgtgtgtgtgtgtgtgtgtgtgtgtgtttgtttgtgtgtgtgtgtgtgtgtgtgtgtgtgtgtgtgtgtgtgtgtgtgtgtgtgtgtgtgtgtgtgtgtgtgtgtgtgtgtgtgtgtgtgtgtgtgtgtgtgtgtgtgtgtgtgtgtgtgtgtgtgtgtgtgtgtgtgtgtgtgtgtgtgtgtgtgtgtgtgtgtgtgtgtgtgcgtgtataggtatatatatatatatatatatatatatatatatatatatatatatatatatgtatgtatgtatgtatatgtatatgtatatgtatatatatatatatatatatatatatatatatataaataaataaataaataaataaataaataaatatatatatacatatatatatatatatatatatatatatatatatatatatatatatatatatatatatatcgtgtatatatatatatatatatatatatatatatatatacgatatatatatatatatatatatatatatatatcgtatatatatatatacatatacatataaatatatatatatatatatagatagatagatagatagatagatagatagatagatagatagatagatagatagatagatagatagatagatagatatgtatgtatatatatgtatatatatgtatgtgtatatatatatatatatatataaatttgtgtgtgtgtgtgtgtgtgtgtgtgtgtgtgtgtgtgtgtgtgtgtgtgtgtgtgtgtgtgtgtgtgtgtgtgtgtgtgtgtgtgtaacatatatatgcatatcggcATATATATCTTACAATCGGCCATTTTACACGATTTATTCACCCAGTCCTTCGTTTACTAAGATTAGCAcacacttttactttttttctgctaTTGCTTTTGTACTGAAACAAATAGCTTTCTTTGATTTTACATCGACCATGTGGCCGTTTCGTCGCGTCGACTGGCCCGCAAACCGTATACTACGGGGAAATGTGCGTAGATGAGTTTGATAGTTCTGGTCTACACCAGTTAAATTCTACTACATATAATATAATTTCGTTTAACTTCTTACATCATGATGTATTGACAATGATCGATTACTAACTCAAATCAAAGTCGATATTATGGCTCTAGCGTCGCATTCAATTCATTTACGGTAACGGTTGTAACCCCATGCTGCTGGTGCGGTTCCTGTATTGCTGCATGATCTGCTGCGCAGTGAAAGCGCAGAGCGAATAGTTGGCGGCGCAGCTGCGTCCTTCCTTCCCGCGCCAAGCCTCCTGGCGAAGACGGGAAATGGGTAGGAGAataggatagaagaagaaagaagtgcagTGAGATCAGTGGATGCAAAGACTTATCTCCTTTGCTATGGAATGACGGTGAAAAATGGTCGGGAGAGAAGGCAATAACGATAAATGTATACAGACCTTCCCTTTATATAAAGGATCAATATCTCAAACTGACCGATAGGAAATGAGGACCTGAATCTCATCCTGGGCGAGCTCCCGCGGGTCCTTCTGCGCCAGCCTGCACACCAGGCGGAGGCCGCACTCGTCCCTGTCCTCGGCCGCGATCGGGCGAAGGACTCGGTGTGAGGAAATtaagggtgatgatggggatcatgataaagctaataaccatcatcatcttcataacgcTTACCTGACTGTCGATATCCTGTACTTCAACATCCTCTATAAATATTCTAAGTTACTAACATATCTTCGGACAAACTGCATGGTATATTCTCAGCCATTTACGAAGTGTCGCAGATTACTGGGCTCATCACGCTCATAGAAAATGGGATGGCCTTCAGTGCCTTCTGTAGAGCATCGCAGGATATTGCGCTTTCTTCGATCATAAAGAACGGGATGTTAGTTTCATCTGAAATGTTTTACAGTATATTACATGGTTATAAAGGAGCTTTAGGAAGGAAAGGGCAACAAATGTTTAGCAAAAACTATccgttgctactactactactactactattattattattttattatcattattattatcattatcattatttttattattatgataatagtaataatgataatagtaataatgataatagtaataatgataatgatgatacaataatgataataaaaataacagtaataatgataataacgataatgatgatgataatgataacgacgataatgataataatgttaatgataatgatgataataataatcatatgataatgataatgatgataatgataatcatatgataatgataacgataatgatactactactggtagtactcataataataataatgataattatggtgataataataataatgtcaatgatgataaaatgataatgttaaagatgaatatgataatagcagtagtactactactaataataataataatggttataataatagcatgacaatgataataacagtaataccagtaatgaatgataatgataatgatgataataatgataatgataatgataataacaataataataacaatgataatgatgataataataacaataataatgataacagtaataataatagtaacaataatgataatactaattacga encodes:
- the LOC113805691 gene encoding uncharacterized protein, translated to MMRASAVLSAALAVVFLAQIGDVESAPCCGRRRGGALAVGALAFAGGYAIGHHKSHHHHGGGGCCNSCGGCGKKRRSIEAFLEDPKIRETYKEIAAEDKDECGLRLVCELAQKDPQGLAPDERQILAPYRGAGASDGSAYGAYDEAAWRGKESRGCAASYPLCAFTAQQIMQEYRKYVSSNETVAT